One segment of Triticum aestivum cultivar Chinese Spring chromosome 2A, IWGSC CS RefSeq v2.1, whole genome shotgun sequence DNA contains the following:
- the LOC123184361 gene encoding disease resistance protein TAO1-like: MEYTASPTKGGCSKMELNDDSFSSARWLRILEIKEHPMQKLPETVCQLRHLACLSLSGCTGLITLPDSFGDLLNLVYVDLSRCSKLESLPKSLGKLTDLEYIDLSGCSALATLPESFGKLIKLVRVALSGCSGLSNLPTSIGKLLNLKHVDLSGCTELLTLPESFGKLIQLPHINLSGCSGLVTLPESFGKLTSLLHLDLSGCSGLVTLPESFGKLTSLLHLDLSGCSGLVTLPESFGKLTSLLHLDLSGCSGLSNLPESIDGLVSLSHLDLSRCHALKDLPQTFCNLTSLQHLDLSFWSFVKVIQKAHGVTNLQHLNLSHPCASTAEHEAHSLDGLKGAMGGLRKLRYLNLSMFLHFQPRTEEGQQQQIGQYIKNIHVL, translated from the coding sequence ATGGAGTATACTGCTTCCCCAACTAAGGGCGGATGTAGCAAAATGGAGCTCAATGATGATTCGTTTTCATCTGCTAGGTGGCTGCGTATCCTGGAAATAAAGGAGCACCCCATGCAGAAACTTCCTGAAACAGTCTGTCAGTTGAGGCACTTGGCATGTCTTAGTTTATCAGGCTGCACTGGACTGATAACCCTGCCGGATTCATTTGGAGATCTTCTAAATTTGGTGTATGTTGATCTATCACGCTGCTCCAAACTGGAAAGTCTGCCGAAATCATTGGGGAAGCTGACAGATTTGGAGTACATTGATTTATCTGGATGCTCTGCACTAGCAACTCTGCCAGAATCGTTTGGGAAGCTAATAAAGTTGGTGCGTGTCGCCTTATCAGGTTGCTCTGGTTTATCAAATCTACCGACATCAATCGGGAAGCTACTAAATTTGAAGCATGTTGATTTATCAGGCTGCACTGAACTGTTAACCCTGCCTGAGTCATTTGGGAAGCTTATTCAGCTGCCACATATCAATTTATCAGGCTGCTCTGGTCTAGTTACTCTGCCTGAGTCATTCGGGAAGCTAACAAGCTTGTTGCACCTTGACTTGTCAGGCTGCTCTGGTCTAGTTACTCTGCCTGAGTCATTCGGGAAGCTAACAAGCTTGTTGCACCTTGACTTGTCAGGCTGCTCTGGTCTAGTTACTCTGCCTGAGTCATTCGGGAAGCTAACAAGCTTGTTGCACCTTGACTTGTCAGGCTGCTCCGGACTATCAAATCTTCCTGAATCAATTGACGGCCTGGTCAGCTTGTCGCATCTTGATTTATCACGTTGCCATGCACTGAAGGATCTGCCACAGACATTCTGCAACCTGACGAGTTTGCAACATCTGGATTTGTCATTCTGGTCTTTTGTTAAGGTGATCCAGAAAGCTCATGGTGTTACCAATCTCCAACATCTCAACTTGTCACACCCTTGCGCTTCTACTGCTGAACATGAGGCCCACAGTCTTGATGGGCTAAAAGGGGCTATGGGCGGTCTCAGAAAGCTGCGGTATTTGAACCTATCCATGTTTCTTCACTTCCAGCCGCGAACGGAAGAAGGTCAACAACAGCAAATTGGTCAATACATCAAGAACATCCATGTACTCTAG